A region of Bombilactobacillus folatiphilus DNA encodes the following proteins:
- the rpsH gene encoding 30S ribosomal protein S8: MSMTDPIADYLTRIRNANMVRHSSVEVPASNMKKSISEILKREGFIRDYEVIDDHKQGIIKIYLKYSKDNERVITGLKKISKPGLRSYVKADAVPKVLNGLGIAILSTSQGVITDREARTKEVGGEVIAYVW; the protein is encoded by the coding sequence ATGTCTATGACAGATCCAATTGCGGATTATTTAACACGAATTCGTAATGCAAATATGGTTCGTCATTCTTCAGTCGAAGTACCTGCTTCAAATATGAAGAAAAGTATTTCTGAAATTCTTAAGCGTGAAGGATTTATTCGCGATTATGAAGTGATTGATGATCATAAACAAGGTATAATCAAAATTTATTTGAAATATAGTAAAGATAACGAACGTGTCATTACTGGTTTAAAGAAAATTTCAAAACCAGGTTTACGTAGCTACGTTAAGGCTGACGCCGTTCCCAAGGTTCTTAATGGTTTAGGCATCGCGATTCTTTCAACTTCTCAAGGAGTTATTACGGATCGTGAAGCAAGAACTAAAGAAGTTGGCGGCGAAGTTATTGCTTACGTTTGGTAA
- the rplF gene encoding 50S ribosomal protein L6 — translation MSRIGNKVIDLPEGVSVSIKDDTVTVKGPKGELTRLVSPKIKIVQEDNQLKFERSSENDKAIHGTTRANVNNMVVGVTEGFQKSLELVGVGYRAQKKGNNLILNVGYSNPVEMDTPEGLSVDVPSNTQINISGISKQKVGQFAAEIRDVRPPEPYKGKGIKYVDEHIRRKEGKTGK, via the coding sequence GTGAGTCGTATTGGAAATAAAGTAATTGATCTGCCTGAAGGGGTTAGCGTTAGTATCAAAGATGATACTGTGACGGTTAAGGGTCCTAAGGGTGAATTAACCCGTTTAGTTAGTCCTAAGATCAAAATCGTTCAAGAAGACAATCAATTAAAATTTGAACGCAGTAGTGAAAATGATAAAGCTATTCATGGTACTACCAGAGCCAATGTTAATAACATGGTTGTGGGCGTTACTGAGGGTTTCCAAAAAAGTTTGGAGCTTGTCGGCGTTGGTTACCGTGCACAAAAAAAGGGAAATAACTTAATTTTAAATGTTGGTTATTCTAACCCTGTTGAAATGGATACACCTGAAGGTTTGTCAGTTGATGTTCCTTCAAATACTCAAATCAACATTAGTGGTATTAGTAAACAAAAGGTTGGCCAATTTGCTGCGGAAATTCGTGATGTACGTCCACCAGAACCTTATAAGGGTAAAGGTATTAAGTATGTTGACGAACATATTCGTCGTAAAGAGGGTAAGACTGGTAAATAG
- the rplR gene encoding 50S ribosomal protein L18: MKIVITKPDKNKTRAKRHRRVRAKISGTAERPRLNVFRSNKNIYAQLIDDVAGVTLASASTLDSEVSTANKTEQAGAVGKLIAQRAVKAGKEEVVFDRGGYLYQGRVQALAEAARENGLKF; this comes from the coding sequence GTGAAAATTGTGATTACTAAACCAGATAAAAACAAAACTCGTGCTAAGCGCCATCGCCGGGTTCGTGCAAAAATCTCTGGTACTGCTGAGCGCCCACGCTTAAACGTTTTTCGTTCCAATAAAAACATCTACGCTCAATTAATTGATGACGTAGCGGGTGTAACGCTAGCAAGTGCCTCAACTTTGGATTCAGAAGTTAGTACTGCTAACAAAACTGAACAAGCTGGTGCAGTTGGCAAATTGATTGCACAACGCGCTGTAAAAGCTGGTAAAGAAGAAGTTGTCTTTGATCGTGGCGGTTATTTGTATCAAGGCCGGGTTCAAGCCTTGGCAGAAGCTGCTCGTGAAAATGGTTTGAAATTCTAG
- the rpsE gene encoding 30S ribosomal protein S5: protein MAFVDPSQLELEDRLVSINRITKVVKGGRRLRFAAIVIVGDKDGHVGLGTGKAQEVPEAIRKAVDDARKNLVEVPKVGTTIPHEIIGEFGAGRVLLKPAVAGSGIAAGGSVRAVMELAGIDDITSKSLGRNTPINMIRATMDALRKLKTSQEVANLRGISTEELQG from the coding sequence ATGGCTTTTGTTGATCCATCTCAATTAGAATTAGAAGATCGTTTAGTTTCAATTAATCGGATTACTAAGGTTGTTAAGGGTGGTCGTCGTCTACGTTTTGCTGCAATTGTGATTGTTGGTGATAAAGATGGTCATGTTGGTTTAGGTACGGGTAAAGCGCAAGAAGTTCCTGAAGCTATTCGCAAGGCTGTTGACGATGCTCGTAAAAACTTAGTTGAAGTTCCTAAAGTTGGCACAACAATTCCTCATGAAATTATTGGTGAATTCGGTGCTGGTCGTGTGCTTTTAAAACCTGCTGTTGCTGGTTCTGGAATTGCTGCTGGTGGTTCGGTTCGTGCAGTTATGGAATTAGCTGGTATTGATGATATTACCAGTAAATCACTTGGTCGGAATACGCCAATCAATATGATTCGTGCAACGATGGATGCTTTAAGAAAATTAAAAACTTCACAAGAAGTTGCTAATTTACGTGGTATTTCGACTGAAGAATTACAAGGATAG
- the rpmD gene encoding 50S ribosomal protein L30 — translation MANQLKITLKRSVAHRIPEQRKVVKELGLGRINSSVVKPDNAAIRGAVIKIAHLVEVEEA, via the coding sequence ATGGCTAATCAATTAAAAATTACTTTAAAGCGTAGTGTGGCACACCGAATCCCAGAACAACGTAAAGTTGTGAAAGAATTGGGGCTTGGTCGGATTAACAGTTCAGTTGTCAAGCCTGATAATGCCGCAATTCGTGGTGCAGTTATAAAAATTGCTCATTTAGTTGAAGTTGAAGAAGCTTAA
- the rplO gene encoding 50S ribosomal protein L15, whose amino-acid sequence MKLHEIQTSAGSRQTRKRVGRGTSSGFGKTSGRGQKGQLARSGGKTRQGFEGGQMPLFRRMPKRGFNNINRKEYAVVNLDQLNQFRAGSVVDAKSLLEAGIIKKELSGVKLLANGELTKKLTIKVNKASKAAQTAVEAAGGSIEVI is encoded by the coding sequence GTGAAGTTACATGAAATTCAAACGAGTGCTGGTTCCCGTCAGACGCGTAAACGTGTTGGTCGTGGAACTTCTTCTGGTTTTGGAAAGACTTCTGGGCGTGGCCAAAAGGGTCAATTAGCTCGTAGTGGTGGTAAAACTCGTCAAGGTTTTGAAGGTGGACAAATGCCTTTATTCCGCCGGATGCCAAAACGCGGTTTTAACAATATTAACCGTAAAGAATATGCCGTTGTTAACTTAGATCAATTAAATCAATTCCGTGCGGGTAGTGTGGTGGATGCCAAATCTTTATTAGAAGCTGGTATCATTAAAAAAGAATTATCTGGCGTGAAATTGTTAGCTAATGGTGAATTAACTAAGAAATTAACTATTAAAGTTAATAAAGCATCAAAAGCTGCTCAAACGGCAGTCGAAGCAGCGGGTGGTTCAATCGAGGTGATCTAA
- the secY gene encoding preprotein translocase subunit SecY translates to MLGTLRNALKVKEIRKKIFFTLFILAVYRLGAQITVPGINALAMEKVGSSGLIPLLDTVSGGGLANYSIFSLGVSPFITAQIVIQLLQMDIVPKFVEWSKQGEVGRRKLNQVTRYLTIVLAFIQSVGITAGFNALSSMKGLKLVPKPSIQTFVVLGIAMTGGSMLLTWMGEQITDKGIGNGVSMIIFAGIVARLPRGAYQLVKEKIVSSTGSDLWLNILFLVLILVAVLLVTQFTTYVQQANRKVPIQYTRRANSGGAESYLPLKVNVAGVIPVIFASSLIVTPSTILMAFQTSHGGDTWYQILQNIFSLQTTTGSIVYTVLIVLFTFFYAFVQVNPEKLAENLQKQGAYIPGIWPGKETIKYVSGLLMRLSTVGAVFLGLIALIPQLASNIFGLPQSIGLGGTSLLIVVGVAIEANRQLEGLLMKRKYVGFIR, encoded by the coding sequence ATGCTAGGAACATTAAGGAATGCTCTCAAAGTCAAGGAAATACGTAAGAAAATTTTCTTTACGTTGTTCATTTTGGCAGTTTATCGTTTAGGAGCACAAATCACAGTTCCAGGTATTAATGCACTAGCTATGGAAAAGGTTGGTTCTTCAGGTCTGATTCCTCTGTTAGATACTGTTAGTGGTGGTGGATTAGCCAACTATTCAATTTTTTCTTTGGGTGTTTCACCATTTATTACCGCACAAATTGTTATCCAATTACTACAGATGGATATTGTTCCAAAGTTTGTAGAGTGGAGTAAACAAGGTGAAGTTGGTCGGCGTAAATTAAATCAAGTAACTCGTTATTTAACAATTGTGTTAGCTTTCATACAATCAGTAGGAATTACTGCCGGTTTCAATGCTTTAAGTTCTATGAAGGGCTTAAAGTTAGTTCCTAAGCCAAGTATTCAAACTTTTGTGGTTTTGGGAATTGCAATGACCGGTGGTTCCATGTTGTTGACCTGGATGGGCGAACAGATTACAGATAAGGGGATTGGAAATGGCGTTTCTATGATTATCTTTGCTGGTATTGTGGCACGTCTTCCTCGTGGAGCATATCAATTAGTTAAAGAAAAAATTGTTAGTTCCACAGGTTCTGATCTTTGGTTAAATATTTTGTTCTTAGTTTTAATTTTAGTGGCTGTTTTACTTGTAACGCAGTTTACAACTTATGTTCAACAAGCTAATCGTAAGGTTCCGATTCAATATACGCGCCGTGCTAATAGTGGTGGTGCTGAGAGTTATTTACCGTTAAAGGTGAATGTGGCTGGTGTGATTCCTGTTATTTTTGCCAGTTCGTTGATTGTAACGCCGTCAACCATTTTAATGGCGTTTCAAACTTCGCACGGTGGTGATACTTGGTATCAGATATTGCAGAATATTTTCAGTTTGCAAACAACAACAGGTTCAATCGTTTATACTGTTTTAATTGTTTTATTCACATTTTTCTATGCCTTTGTTCAGGTTAATCCTGAAAAATTAGCTGAAAATCTTCAAAAACAAGGTGCTTATATTCCAGGTATTTGGCCGGGTAAAGAAACAATTAAGTATGTTTCAGGCTTGTTGATGCGCTTATCCACAGTTGGTGCTGTTTTCTTAGGTTTAATTGCTTTAATTCCACAATTAGCAAGTAATATTTTTGGATTGCCACAGTCAATTGGCTTAGGCGGAACAAGTTTATTAATTGTTGTGGGTGTAGCGATCGAAGCTAATCGCCAATTAGAAGGTTTGTTGATGAAACGCAAATATGTTGGTTTTATTCGCTGA
- a CDS encoding adenylate kinase: MNLMLMGLPGAGKGTQAEKIVDKYHVIHISTGDMFREAMAQETPVGLKAKGFIDQGNLVPDSVTNEIVKERLAQSDVFQAGYMLDGFPRNLDQAKALDQINQDLNLNLDAVIDIQVDKNLLIDRLSGRFICRDCGATYHKLNNPTKVAGICDRCGGTDFYQRDDDKPETVKNRLDVNIKMNTPLIDYYQKAGVLHQVNGAQEIDQVFVEIDKILNAIN; encoded by the coding sequence ATGAATTTGATGCTCATGGGCTTGCCTGGTGCTGGTAAAGGCACGCAAGCTGAAAAAATTGTTGATAAGTATCATGTAATTCACATTTCAACAGGTGACATGTTTCGGGAAGCAATGGCTCAAGAAACACCGGTTGGTTTAAAAGCTAAGGGTTTTATCGACCAAGGGAATCTTGTTCCGGATAGTGTTACGAATGAAATTGTGAAAGAACGTCTAGCCCAAAGTGATGTTTTTCAAGCAGGTTATATGTTGGATGGTTTTCCACGCAATTTAGATCAAGCCAAGGCTTTGGATCAAATTAATCAAGATTTGAACTTGAATTTAGATGCAGTTATTGATATTCAAGTTGATAAGAATTTATTAATTGATCGTTTGTCAGGGCGTTTCATTTGTCGTGATTGCGGGGCAACTTATCATAAGTTGAATAACCCCACTAAAGTTGCTGGAATTTGTGATCGCTGTGGCGGGACTGATTTTTATCAACGTGATGATGATAAGCCAGAAACGGTGAAAAATCGTCTGGATGTCAACATCAAAATGAATACACCTTTGATTGATTATTATCAAAAAGCGGGTGTTCTGCATCAAGTCAATGGTGCACAGGAAATTGATCAAGTTTTTGTAGAAATTGATAAGATTTTAAATGCGATTAATTAA
- the infA gene encoding translation initiation factor IF-1, whose amino-acid sequence MAKDDVIEVEGTVSDTLPNAMFKVKLENGATVLAHVSGKIRMHYIRILPGDKVTVELSPYDLTKGRITYRFR is encoded by the coding sequence TTGGCTAAAGATGATGTAATCGAAGTTGAAGGAACTGTTTCTGATACTTTGCCAAATGCAATGTTCAAAGTTAAATTAGAGAATGGGGCTACAGTTTTGGCCCATGTTTCTGGTAAAATTCGGATGCACTATATTCGTATTTTACCGGGTGATAAAGTTACGGTTGAACTTTCACCTTATGATTTAACTAAGGGACGTATTACCTATCGTTTCCGATAA
- the rpmJ gene encoding 50S ribosomal protein L36, which produces MKVRPSVKPMCEHCKVIKRKGRVMIICSADPKHKQRQG; this is translated from the coding sequence ATGAAAGTTAGACCATCAGTGAAACCAATGTGTGAACATTGTAAAGTTATTAAGCGTAAGGGTCGCGTGATGATTATTTGTTCAGCTGATCCTAAGCATAAACAAAGACAAGGTTAA
- the rpsM gene encoding 30S ribosomal protein S13: MARIAGIDLPRDKRIVIALTYIYGIGDTTARKVLADAGVSEDIRTRDLTPDQEEKIRAQVDGIKVEGDLRREISMNIKRLQEIGSYRGMRHRRGLPVRGQNTKNNARTRKGKKMAIAGNRK, encoded by the coding sequence ATGGCACGTATTGCAGGTATTGATTTACCGCGAGATAAGCGAATTGTAATTGCATTAACCTACATCTACGGGATTGGTGATACAACTGCCCGAAAGGTGTTGGCGGATGCAGGTGTTTCTGAAGATATCAGAACACGTGATTTGACTCCTGATCAAGAGGAAAAAATTCGTGCACAAGTAGACGGTATCAAAGTCGAAGGTGACTTACGTCGTGAAATTAGTATGAATATTAAACGCCTTCAAGAAATTGGTTCTTATCGTGGTATGCGTCATCGTCGTGGTTTACCAGTTCGCGGTCAGAACACGAAGAATAATGCTCGGACTCGTAAGGGCAAGAAGATGGCAATTGCTGGCAATAGAAAATAA
- the rpsK gene encoding 30S ribosomal protein S11: MANKKVKTSRKRRVKKNIESGVAHIHSTFNNTIVMITDVHGNAVSWSSAGALGFKGSRKSTPFAAQMAGEAAAKESMEHGMKSVEVAVKGPGSGREAAIRSLQTTGLEVTAIRDVTPVPHNGSRPPKRRRV, encoded by the coding sequence ATGGCAAACAAGAAAGTTAAAACATCACGTAAGCGTCGTGTGAAGAAAAATATTGAATCTGGTGTTGCACATATTCACTCCACTTTTAATAATACAATTGTGATGATTACTGATGTTCATGGTAATGCGGTTTCTTGGTCTTCTGCGGGTGCTTTAGGCTTTAAGGGTAGTCGTAAGTCAACACCATTTGCTGCACAAATGGCTGGCGAAGCTGCTGCCAAGGAATCTATGGAGCATGGTATGAAGTCTGTTGAAGTCGCTGTTAAAGGACCAGGTTCTGGTCGTGAAGCTGCTATTCGTTCTTTACAGACAACAGGATTAGAAGTAACAGCCATTCGTGACGTTACTCCAGTTCCGCATAATGGTTCTCGCCCACCTAAGCGTCGTCGTGTCTAG
- a CDS encoding DNA-directed RNA polymerase subunit alpha produces MIEFEKPVITKIDETDNYGKYVIEPLERGYGTTLGNSLRRVLLASLPGTAVSDIQIDGVLHEFSTIDGVLEDVTEIVLNIKKLSLKLYTDEKKVEINITGPKQVTAADIETDDDLEILDPDQYICSVAEGGQLHMQLTVKTGRGYIPAEQNKTDETPIGVLPVDSIFTPVSRVNYQVEHTRVGKRNDFDKLTLDVWTNGSIGPRESISLAAKVLTEHLSVFVELTEEAKGAEMMVEKEETRKEKKLEMTIEELDLSVRSYNCLKRAGINTVQELTDKSESDMMKVRNLGRKSLEEVKEKLANLGLSLRQDD; encoded by the coding sequence ATGATTGAATTTGAAAAACCTGTTATCACAAAAATTGATGAAACAGATAATTATGGTAAATATGTAATTGAGCCATTAGAACGTGGTTACGGAACAACTTTAGGCAATTCTTTGCGTCGAGTTCTCTTAGCTTCTTTACCGGGTACAGCTGTTTCGGATATTCAAATTGATGGTGTCTTACATGAATTTTCGACAATTGATGGTGTTTTAGAAGATGTAACCGAAATTGTGTTAAATATTAAAAAGCTTTCTTTAAAATTGTATACTGACGAAAAGAAAGTGGAGATTAATATTACTGGACCTAAGCAGGTGACGGCAGCAGATATTGAAACCGATGATGATTTAGAAATTTTAGATCCTGATCAATATATTTGTTCCGTAGCTGAGGGTGGACAGTTGCATATGCAATTGACAGTTAAAACCGGTCGTGGTTATATCCCAGCAGAGCAAAACAAGACTGATGAAACGCCAATCGGTGTTTTACCTGTTGATTCAATTTTTACCCCTGTTTCTCGTGTGAATTATCAAGTTGAGCATACCCGTGTAGGTAAACGCAATGATTTCGATAAACTAACATTGGATGTTTGGACGAATGGATCAATCGGACCGCGTGAATCAATTAGTTTAGCTGCTAAAGTTTTAACAGAACATTTATCAGTTTTTGTTGAATTAACCGAGGAAGCTAAAGGCGCTGAAATGATGGTTGAGAAGGAAGAAACTCGTAAAGAGAAGAAACTGGAAATGACCATTGAGGAATTGGACTTGTCGGTTCGATCTTATAATTGTTTGAAACGAGCTGGAATTAATACGGTTCAGGAATTAACAGATAAATCTGAATCGGATATGATGAAAGTTCGTAATTTAGGACGTAAGTCACTTGAAGAAGTGAAGGAAAAATTAGCTAACTTAGGTTTATCACTTCGACAAGACGATTAA
- the rplQ gene encoding 50S ribosomal protein L17, translating to MSYRKLGRASDKRKALLRDLTTDLFINEHIVTTEARAKEVRKTAEKMITLAKRDDLHSRRLAAKYLRNEVANITEEEDSVVIQSTLQKLFSDIAPRYQDRQGGYTRILKTAPRRGDAAPMAIIELV from the coding sequence ATGAGTTATCGTAAATTAGGTCGTGCATCAGATAAACGTAAAGCTTTATTACGTGATTTGACGACTGATTTGTTTATTAATGAGCATATTGTAACGACGGAAGCGCGCGCTAAAGAAGTTCGTAAAACAGCAGAAAAGATGATTACTTTGGCTAAACGTGACGACTTACATTCTCGTCGCTTAGCTGCAAAGTATCTACGCAATGAAGTTGCTAATATTACTGAAGAAGAAGATTCTGTAGTAATCCAATCAACTTTGCAAAAATTGTTTAGTGATATTGCACCTCGTTATCAAGATCGCCAAGGTGGATATACCAGAATTTTAAAAACTGCACCGCGTCGTGGTGATGCAGCACCAATGGCAATTATTGAATTAGTTTAA